One window of the Vigna radiata var. radiata cultivar VC1973A chromosome 1, Vradiata_ver6, whole genome shotgun sequence genome contains the following:
- the LOC106771532 gene encoding golgin candidate 6 → MRMDLMSGYKGVVGLLVGNENSSNEDRYVERLLDRISNGKLPDDRRNAIAELQGVVLENEAFQLAFGAMGFPIMLSVLKEERDDVEMVRGALETLVSALTPINHAKGSSNEVQPALMNTDLLSREADCISLLLSLLEEDDFYVRYYTLQILTALLTNSPQRLQEAILTIPRGITRLMDMLMDREVIRNEALLLLTHLTREAEEIQKIVVFEGAFEKIFGIIREEGNSDGGVVVQDCLELLNNLLRSNSSNQVLLRETVGLDSLVLILKLRGSSFTFNQQKTINLLSALETIKLLLKGGSESDPGKDMNKQANKTTLVQKKVLEHLLILGVESQWVPVAIRCAAMQCIGDLIVGDSKNRDLLAGKVLGEEPQVEPALNSILRILLRTSNMQEFIAADYILKSFCEKNADGQSLLASTLIPQPYSMNHAFLEEDVSMSFGSMLLHGLTLGENGDLEISCRAASVLSHILKDHLQCKERVLQIEIEAAPMQSLGAKEPLMHRMVKYLAIASSMKSQVGKFSTSENSYVQAIILKLLITWLADCPSAVQCFLDARPHLTYLLELVSNLSETVCIRGFAAVVLGECVIYNKSTDSGKDAFAIVDAISQKIGLSSYFLKFDEMQKSSIFVSVKSSLTYQSFTRSSTSSMVDIEDVDDNDLSEKKNLDHPILSSILDSNFVNLVKSLEADIREQIVDVFSRPKMKVAVVPAELEQRSDESDAEYIKRLKSFVEKQCSEIQDLVLRNATLAEDLTKTGSTLQPEQKGSGGSDRIQIETLRRDLQEASQRLEKLKEERAKVESEAIMYRNLAGKTEADLRSLSDAYNSLEQANLQLENEVKALKREGHSAFPDVEAIKSEAREEAQKESEAELNDLLVCLGQEQSKVDKLSARLLELGEDVDKLLEGIGDEAGAAGDEDEEDDE, encoded by the exons ATGAGGATGGATTTAATGTCTGGTTATAAG GGGGTTGTTGGGCTTCTTGTTGGGAACGAGAATTCTTCTAACGAAGAtag ATATGTTGAGCGCTTGCTTGACCGGATAAGCAATGGTAAATTGCCAGACGACAGAAGAAATGCTATTGCTGAGCTTCAGGGTGTTGTCTTAGAAAATGAAGCTTTCCAGTTAGCATTTGGGGCAATGG GCTTTCCTATAATGCTAAGTGTCTTAAAGGAAGAACGTGATGATGTTGAGATG GTTCGTGGTGCCCTGGAAACTCTTGTTAGTGCATTGACGCCTATTAATCATGCAAAAGGATCAAGTAATGAAGTTCAGCCAGCTTTGATGAACACTGATTTGCTTTCTAGAGAAGCCGATTGTATCTCTCTTCTCTTAAGTTTGTTG GAAGAAGATGATTTCTATGTCCGGTATTACACTTTGCAAATTTTGACTGCCCTTCTTACCAATTCTCCACAGAG GTTACAGGAAGCAATATTGACCATCCCTCGTGGTATAACTCGACTAATGGACATGCTTATGGATCGTGAG GTAATAAGGAACGAGGCATTATTGCTTCTCACTCATCTGACCCGCGAAGCTGAG GAGATTCAAAAGATTGTCGTCTTTGAAGGTGCATTTGAGAAGATTTTTGGTATCATAAGAGAGGAGGGAAATTCAGATGGTGGGGTTGTAGTACAG GATTGTCTTGAATTGTTGAACAATTTGCTACGTAGCAATTCTTCTAATCAG GTGCTACTAAGAGAGACTGTCGGACTTGACTCGTTGGTATTGATTTTGAAGCTGAGAGGAAGTAGTTTCACTTTTAATCAACAAAAG ACAATCAATCTACTAAGTGCATTAGAAACCATTAAATTGTTACTAAAGGGAGGTTCTGAGTCTGATCCTGGGAAAGATATGAATAAACAGGCAAATAAAACTACTCTGGTTCAG AAAAAAGTATTGGAACATTTGTTAATATTAGGTGTTGAAAGCCAATGGGTGCCTGTTGCTATTCGCTGTGCG GCAATGCAATGCATTGGTGATTTGATTGTTGGAGATTCAAAGAATCGTGATCTTCTTGCTGGCAAAGTTCTTGGAGAGGAGCCCCAAGTTGAACCTGCTCTGAACTCTATACTTAGAATCCTTTTGAGAACTTCTAATATGCAAGAATTCATAGCTgctgattatattttaaaaagcttTTGTGAG aaaaatgcgGATGGTCAATCATTGCTGGCATCTACATTAATTCCACAGCCATATTCAATGAACCATGCATTCCTTGAGGAGGATGTCAGTATGTCTTTTGGCAG CATGCTATTACACGGTCttactttgggtgaaaatgGTGATCTTGAG ATTTCTTGCCGAGCTGCTAGTGTTTTATCTCATATATTGAAGGACCATCTCCAATGCAAGGAAAGG GTTTTACAAATTGAAATTGAGGCAGCACCCATGCAATCTTTAGGAGCTAAAGAGCCGCTAATGCATCGAATGGTGAAATATTTGGCCATTGCTTCTTCTATGAAATCTCAAGTTGGGAAGTTTAGTACATCAGAAAATTCTTATGTTCAGGCCATTATCTTGAAATTACTGATTACCTGGCTAGCAGATTGCCCCAGTGCAGTGCAGTGCTTCCTAGATGCACGCCCCCATCTTACTTATCTTCTTGAGCTGGTATCAAATTTGTCTGAAACAGTGTGTATAAGGGGTTTTGCAGCCGTAGTCCTGGGTGAATGCGTGATATATAACAAATCCACTGACAGTGGAAAAGATGCATTTGCCATTGTTGATGCAATAAGTCAGAAAATTGGGCTTAGttcatactttttaaaatttgacgAGATGCAGAAAAGTTCAATTTTTGTCAGTGTGAAGTCATCCCTGACCTACCAATCATTTACTAGATCTTCAACATCTAGCATGGTAGATATTGAAGATGTAGATGACAATGATTtgtcagaaaagaaaaatctggACCATCCAATTCTCTCTTCAATCTTGGATTCCAACTTTGTGAACCTTGTCAAAAGTTTAGAGGCAGATATTAGAGAACAGATTGTGGATGTTTTTAGTCGTCCAAAAATGAAGGTGGCAGTAGTGCCAGCAGAATTAGAGCAGAGAAGTGATGAAAGTGATGCTGAGTACATAAAGCGGCTGAAGTCTTTTGTTGAGAAACAGTGCTCTGAGATACAG GATCTTGTTCTTCGAAACGCTACTCTGGCTGAGGACCTGACTAAGACAGGCAGTACTTTGCAGCCTGAGCAAAAGGGGAGTGGGGGCTCAGACAGAATCCAAATAGAGACACTCCGTAGAGATCTCCAAGAAGCATCTCAAAGATTGGAGAAGCTCAAGGAAGAAAGGGCCAAAGTTGAATCAGAGGCAATAATGTATCGGAATTTAGCGGGAAAGACAGAAGCCGATCTAAGGAGTCTGTCTGATGCCTACAATAGTCTTGAGCAGGCTAACTTGCAATTGGAGAATGAGGTGAAAGCACTGAAGAGAGAAGGGCATTCAGCATTCCCAGATGTGGAAGCAATAAAATCTGAGGCTAGGGAAGAAGCTCAGAAGGAAAGCGAGGCTGAACTGAATGATCTGCTTGTATGCCTCGGGCAAGAACAAAGCAAGGTAGACAAACTTAGTGCAAGATTGTTGGAGTTGGGTGAGGATGTTGACAAACTACTTGAAGGCATTGGAGATGAAGCAGGGGCTGCTGGCGATGAAGAtgaggaagacgatgaataa